A window from Drosophila subobscura isolate 14011-0131.10 chromosome O, UCBerk_Dsub_1.0, whole genome shotgun sequence encodes these proteins:
- the LOC117899242 gene encoding importin subunit alpha-4, producing MTSLEQNRLQNFKNKGKDQDEMRRRRNEVTVELRKNKREETILKRRNVPNLDSNTDEDEQLPTPINLKKLAHAAADSSKPEQQLAAVQAARKLLSSDKNPPINDLIASHILPILVECLKNHNHTMLQFEAAWALTNIASGTSDQTNQVVAAGAVPLFLQLLNSPAANVCEQAVWALGNIIGDGPMLRDFVIKHGVVQPLLSFIKPDIPISFLRNVTWVIVNLCRNKDPPPPAATIHEILPALNVLIHHTDTNILVDTVWAISYLTDGGNEQIQMVIESGVVPKLIPLLGNSEVKVQTAALRAVGNIVTGSDEQTQVVLNYEALSYFPVLLSHPKEKIRKEAVWFLSNITAGNQSQVQAVINVGLLPKIIENLSKGEFQTQKEAAWAISNLTISGNREQVFTLIKEGVIPPFCDLLSCQDTQVINVVLDGLNNMLKMADSHVETVANFIEECEGLAKIERLQSHENVEIYKLAYEIIDQYFTDEGEQTNMAPTSDGTQYNFDPNADKLPMNSFNF from the exons ATGACGTCGTTGGAGCAGAATCGTTTACAAAACTTCAAAAACAAAGGCAAGGATCAGGAT gAGATGCGCCGCCGCCGTAATGAGGTGACGGTTGAACTGAGGAAGAACAAGCGCGAGGAGACCATATTGAAGCGGCGCAATGTCCCGAACTTGGATTCGAACACAGACGAGGATGAGCAGCTGCCCACTCCCATTAACCTGAAGAAGCTGGCACATGCCGCAGCCGACTCCAGCAAGCCAGAACAACAGTTGGCCGCCGTCCAGGCCGCCCGGAAGCTGCTATCCTCGGACAAGAATCCACCCATCAACGATCTTATCGCAAGCCACATATTGCCCATCCTGGTCGAGTGTCTGAAAAACCACAATCACACAATGCTCCAATTTGAGGCTGCCTGGGCCCTTACCAACATTGCCTCCGGCACATCAGATCAAACCAATCAG GTCGTTGCCGCAGGTGCAGTGCCGCTCTTCCTTCAACTTCTCAACTCTCCCGCTGCGAATGTGTGCGAACAGGCCGTGTGGGCCCTGGGTAATATCATCGGCGACGGACCCATGTTGCGCGACTTTGTCATCAAGCACGGCGTGGTCCAGCCGCTGCTGTCCTTCATTAAGCCCGATATACCCATTTCCTTCTTGCGCAATGTCACCTGGGTGATCGTGAACTTGTGCCGCAACAAGGATCCACCCCCTCCAGCCGCCACCATTCACGAAATCCTGCCCGCACTCAATGTGCTCATCCATCACACTGACACGAACATCTTGGTGGACACGGTCTGGGCGATTAGCTATCTGACCGACGGCGGAAACGAGCAGATACAAATGGTGATTGAGAGCGGTGTGGTGCCCAAGCTGATACCCTTGTTGGGCAATAGCGAGGTCAAGGTACAGACAGCCGCTCTGCGTGCTGTAGGCAATATTGTGACTGGATCGGACGAGCAGACGCAGGTGGTGCTCAACTACGAGGCGCTCTCCTATTTCCCGGTCCTGCTCTCCCATCCCAAGGAGAAGATACGCAAGGAGGCTGTCTGGTTCCTCTCTAACATCACCGCCGGCAACCAGTCACAAGTGCAGGCCGTCATCAATGTGGGCCTCTTGCCCAAAATCATTGAGAACCTGAGCAAGGGTGAATTCCAGACACAGAAGGAGGCCGCCTGGGCTATCAGCAATCTGACCATTAGCGGCAACCGCGAACAGGTCTTCACACTGATCAAGGAGGGTGTCATTCCGCCGTTCTGTGATCTCCTCTCATGCCAGGATACGCAAGTTATCAAT GTTGTGCTTGATGGATTAAACAATATGCTCAAAATGGCCGACTCACACGTGGAGACGGTGGCCAACTTTATTGAGGAGTGCGAGGGTCTGGCCAAGATTGAGCGTCTGCAGAGCCACGAGAATGTGGAAATTTATAAACTGGCTTACGAAATCATCGATCAGTACTTCACGGATGAG ggcgaacaaacaaacatggcCCCCACATCCGATGGCACACAATACAACTTTGATCCGAATGCTGACAAGCTACCAATGAACTCATTCAACTTTTAA
- the LOC117899245 gene encoding mitochondrial pyruvate carrier 2: MSSTAVQQPPTPAPKPPPAPAAAASAGKGLHSKVYNGLIGACDKFVPAKMRPLWMHAAGPKTIFFWAPVFKWGLVAAGLSDLARPADSISVSACAALAATGIVWSRYSLVIIPKNYSLFAVNLFVGLTQMVQLGRAFYYQQEQEKLKKAQEEKPALKQ, from the exons ATGTCGTCGACAGCCGTTCAACAGCCCCCCACACCCGCGCCGAAACCGccaccagcgccagcagctgctgcctccgctgGAAAGGGTTTGCACTCCAAGGTGTACAATGGACTGATTGGAGCCTGCGACAAGTTTGTGCCGGCCAAGATGCGTCCCCTGTGGATGCACGCAGCTG GTCCCAAAACGATCTTCTTCTGGGCGCCCGTCTTCAAGTGG GGCCTCGTTGCAGCTGGACTGAGTGATTTGGCCAGGCCAGCGGATTCCATTTCTGTCTCCGCATGCGCTGCCTTGGCGGCCACGGGCATCGTCTGGTCCCGCTACTCGCTGGTGATCATACCCAAGAACTACAGTCTGTTCGCCGTGAATCTCTTTGTTGGCCTCACGCAGATGGTGCAGCTGGGACGCGCCTTCTACTAtcaacaggagcaggagaagctgaAGAAGGCGCAGGAAGAGAAGCCCGCTCTCAAGCAGTAA
- the LOC117899246 gene encoding mitochondrial pyruvate carrier 2-like has product MPPKPPAAALASVAKGLGLHSKVYNGLIGVCDKFVPPKMRPLWMHPAGPKTIFFWAPIVKWGLVIAGLSDLTRPADTISPNGCLALGATNLIWTRYALVIIPKNYSLFAVNLFVSLTQLFQLGRACNYKYEQSKLEKAAAEKPAIMQQ; this is encoded by the exons ATGCCACCAAagcctccagctgcagcccTTGCCTCGGTGGCTAAGGGACTGGGACTCCACTCCAAGGTGTATAATGGCTTGATTGGAGTCTGTGATAAGTTTGTGCCCCCCAAAATGCGTCCCCTGTGGATGCATCCGGCAG GTCCAAAGACGATATTCTTTTGGGCACCGATCGTCAAGTGG GGCTTGGTCATCGCTGGACTGAGTGATCTGACACGACCCGCGGACACTATTTCCCCGAATGGCTGCCTTGCCCTAGGTGCAACGAATCTCATTTGGACGCGCTATGCACTGGTCATCATACCAAAGAACTACAGTCTGTTTGCTGTCAATTTATTTGTGAGTCTGACGCAGCTTTTCCAACTGGGACGCGCCTGCAACTACAAGTATGAGCAGTCCAAGCTGGagaaggcagcagcggagAAG CCAGCTATTATGCAGCAGTAG
- the LOC117899241 gene encoding vacuolar protein sorting-associated protein 45, whose translation MNLISGIKLYIEKMCAESGPGMKIILLDKETTSIISMAFSQSDMLQREVYLFERLDSGRSNERLKYLKCIVFIRPTKQNIQLLANELRNPKYSAYYIYFSNIIPRTDIKYLAECDESESVREVKELYADYLCVNPNLFSLNMPNCMSNLNWLPDALTRSMQGITAVLLSLKLNPVIRYRAGSQAAQLLAKMIYEQITKDSTLFDFRSNMDGSAPPLLLVLDRRDDPVTPLLHQWTYQAMVHELLQIKNNRVDLSDRPNVPKDFKELVLSGDQDEFYGTNMYANYGEIGATIKTLMEEFQRKANDQKKVESIADMKNFIESYPQFKKMSGTVQKHLCIIGELSALSNKRNLFELSELEQEIACKAEHSAQLQRIKKLIADERVTIEDALKLVALYALRYERHANCDTSSLLQIIKSRGGRAQIVPALIEYAGNHVRQGDLFNMVRITDAVKLTRNLIKGLKGVENVFTQHTPLLKETLEDIFKGRELDPVFPAINSELVPFRRPPQELVVFIIGGATYEEALAVHQLNNSGYKIILGGTTIHNSQSFINEVLAATNGIQFKHTKSMIKYCSTDNI comes from the exons ATGAATTTAATAAGTGGCATAAAGTTGTACATTGAAAAGATGTGCGCAGAGTCTGGGCCGGGCATGAAAATCATCCTGCTGGACAAGGAGACG ACAAGTATCATTTCCATGGCCTTTAGCCAGTCGGATATGCTGCAGCGGGAGGTTTACCTGTTTGAACGCCTCGACTCTGGACGCTCCAACGAGAGGCTGAAGTACCTAAAGTGCATTGTCTTCATCCGCCCCACCAAGCAGAACATCCAGCTGTTGGCCAATGAGCTACGCAACCCCAAATACAGCGCCTACTACATTT ACTTTAGCAACATTATACCACGCACGGACATCAAGTACCTGGCTGAATGCGACGAATCCGAGTCGGTGAGGGAAGTGAAGGAACTCTACGCGGACTACTTGTGCGTCAATCCCAATCTGTTCTCGCTCAACATGCCCAATTGCATGTCGAATCTGAACTGGCTGCCGGACGCACTGACACGCAGCATGCAGGGCATCACGGCCGTCCTGCTGTCCCTCAAGCTGAATCCAGTGATACGATACCGCGCGGGCTCCCAGGCcgcgcagctgctggccaagatgATCTACGAGCAAATCACCAAGGATTCAACACTGTTTGATTTCCGTTCAAACATGGATGGGTCTGCGCCgcctttgctgctggtgctggatcGACGGGATGATCCGgtgacgccgctgctgcatcAGTGGACCTACCAGGCCATGGTCCATGAGCTTCTGCAGATCAAGAACAATCGCGTTGATCTCTCGGACCGCCCCAACGTGCCCAAGGACTTCAAGGAGCTGGTCTTATCCGGCGATCAGGATGAATTCTACGGCACAAATATGTACGCGAACTACGGCGAGATTGGAGCCACCATCAAGACGCTGATGGAGGAGTTCCAGCGCAAGGCCAACGACCAGAAGAAGGTCGAGAGCATAGCGGACATGAAGAACTTCATCGAGTCGTATCCGCAGTTCAAGAAGATGTCGGGCACGGTGCAGAAGCACCTCTGCATCATTGGCGAGCTGTCGGCGCTGAGCAACAAGCGAAACTTGTTCGAGTTgtcggagctggagcaggagatTGCCTGCAAGGCGGAGCACtcggcacagctgcagcgcaTCAAGAAGCTGATTGCCGACGAACGGGTCACCATCGAGGACGCCCTCAAGCTGGTGGCCCTCTACGCGCTGCGCTATGAGCGCCATGCCAATTGCGACACCTCCAGCCTGCTGCAGATCATCAAGTCGCGCGGCGGTCGAGCCCAGATTGTGCCCGCTCTGATCGAGTATGCCGGCAACCATGTGCGTCAGGGAGATCTCTTCAACATGGTGCGGATCACCGATGCCGTCAAGCTAACTAGAAATCTGATTAAGGGCCTAAAGGGTGTGGAGAATGTCTTTACGCAGCACACGCCGCTGCTAAAAGAAACGCTTGAGGATATATTCAAGGGACGCGAGCTGGACCCCGTCTTTCCGGCCATCAATTCCGAACTAGTGCCATTCCGACGACCGCCCCAAGAGCTGGTGGTGTTCATCATTGGCGGTGCCACCTACGAAGAGGCTCTGGCCGTGCACCAATTGAACAATTCTGGCTACAAGATTATACTGGGCGGCACCACCATACACAATTCGCAGAGCTTCATCAATGAGGTGTTAGCGGCCACGAATGGCATACAATTTAAGCACACAAAATCCATGATTAAGTATTGCTCCACAGACAATATCTAG
- the LOC117899247 gene encoding dynein regulatory complex protein 11: protein MSSTYFNEVWHQSQHECELLSTIDYERQHQDVETTVATMNAAVGSVAADADAKALLQSSLYEFYLRYICLCNRLEDVYDNMIQPQKRQLVRKLLDACLGRVIELKHDLVNIDLMEFSYNDAVVDRLRLTPMETELRVPRYFLRERQQELEFRKRTMQEILVKLGWLEEHELEETVATEIEAIRMLQMHERARQGRLRAHFMKEIRILKEKGKSEERTEKERSDSGLLAAMKIQKMWRGHTARRITRRRKMEEMILIGMLPPPAAVLKERAEKLEKLQRNEKRHEAQVVYAEQFETRQRLVQEEIRQKHGASMKEDIADEIRAWVKDCYEKTGKLPDFPTEDQGGSLHIFSRPGTESEHSRSSARSSKESRKTKDKSKSPARSGDLNVNENQEEDVSFQPAPSICLPDIRTEIDLFNDTWRDKDEAGVLSQAAYEDMIYSDKYQEVELEFRRAVDDVMRQEIELLQTAVGKKLKKSSKKTRRSGKKNKKKKEKDLTPDRTTESLYEELVTNGIIRKYPELKLKQFLGDKALTARNGTNPSPGDIRQILTEYCILPLGSDAIHNCTPLIRSILLAGPRGSGKKALLHAICTEVGAVLFDLTPANIVGKYPGKSGLIMLIHLVVKVSRLLQPAVIYMGDAERPFMKKIPKTDRTDPKRLKKDLPKLIKNIAPEDRVIFVGTSNLPWEADQKMLQSVYNRFIYIPRPDYGAMSHAWKTLLHDYSGGVSSLDTSAMAKISDGYTIGAIDACLKEVMTCKRKLQLRTQPLTNAELINVLCTRDPVYREEEEAFESWWSKTPLGRRRQRFLELEEERLIEEQAQAAKQGNGNKKKGIN from the exons ATGTCCAGCACGTACTTCAATGAAGTCTGGCATCAGTCGCAGCATGAGTGCGAGCTGCTGTCCACCATTGACTACGAGCGTCAGCATCAGGATGTGGAGACAACGGTGGCCACCATGAATGCAGCTGTGGGCTCGGTGgcagccgatgccgatgccaaggCCCTGCTGCAGTCGAGTCTCTACGAGTTCTATTTGCGTTACATTTGCCTGTGCAATCGCCTGGAGGATGTCTATGACAAT ATGATCCAGCCGCAGAAGCGGCAATTGGTGCGCAAGCTGCTGGATGCCTGCCTGGGGCGGGTCATTGAGCTGAAGCACGATCTGGTGAACATTGATCTCATGGAGTTTAGCTACAACGATGCAGTGGTGGATCGCCTGCGCCTCACGCCCATGGAGACGGAGCTGCGTGTGCCGCGATACTTCCTGCgcgagcggcagcaggagctggagtttCGCAAGCGCACCATGCAGGAGATACTCGTGAAGCTGGGCTGGCTGGAGGAgcacgagctggaggagacGGTCGCAACGGAGATCGAGGCCATACGCATGCTGCAAATGCACGAGCGGGCACGTCAGGGCCGACTGCGCGCGCACTTCATGAAGGAGATACGCATCCTCAAGGAGAAGGGCAAGTCGGAGGAGCGCACCGAGAAGGAGCGCAGCGATTCGGGCCTCCTGGCGGCCATGAAGATACAGAAGATGTGGCGGGGCCACACGGCACGCAGGATAACGCGTCGCCGCAAGATGGAGGAGATGATTCTGATTGGCATGCTCCCGCCCCCCGCCGCGGTGCTCAAGGAACGCGCCGagaagctggagaagctgcagcgCAACGAGAAGCGCCACGAGGCACAGGTCGTCTATGCGGAGCAGTTCGAAACGCGGCAGCGGCTCGTCCAGGAGGAGATACGACAGAAGCACGGGGCCAGCATGAAGGAGGACATTGCCGACGAGATTCGCGCCTGGGTTAAGGATTGCTATGAGAAGACGGGCAAGCTGCCGGACTTTCCCACCGAGGACCAAGGCGGCTCCTTGCACATCTTCAGCCGACCGGGCACCGAGAGCGAGCACAGCCGCTCCTCTGCGCGTTCCTCCAAGGAGTCGCGCAAGACCAAGGACAAGTCCAAGTCGCCGGCGCGCAGCGGCGATCTCAATGTGAATGAGAACCAGGAGGAGGATGTGAGCTTCCAGCCGGCACCATCCATCTGCCTGCCCGACATTCGCACGGAGATTGATCT TTTCAACGACACCTGGCGCGACAAGGACGAGGCGGGTGTGCTGAGCCAGGCTGCCTACGAGGACATGATCTACAGCGACAAGTACCAGGAGGTGGAGCTCGAGTTCAGGCGCGCCGTCGACGATGTGATGCGGCAGGAGATCGAACTGCTGCAGACGGCCGTGGGCAAGAAGCTCAAGAAGAGCAGCAAGAAGACGCGTCGCTCGGgcaagaagaacaagaagaaaaaggagaaggatCTCACGCCCGACCGCACCACAGAGTCGCTGTACGAGGAGCTGGTCACCAACGGCATTATCCGCAAGTACCCGGAGCTCAAGTTGAAGCAATTTCTGGGCGACAAGGCGCTGACCGCTCGCAACGGCACGAATCCATCGCCCGGCGATATACGACAGATCCTCACGGAGTACTGCATCCTGCCGCTCGGCTCGGACGCGATTCACAACTGCACACCGCTGATCCGCTCCATACTGCTAGCCGGTCCACGGGGATCCGGGAAGAAGGCTCTGCTCCATGCCATTTGCACGGAGGTGGGCGCTGTGCTCTTTGACCTCACGCCCGCCAATATCGTGGGCAAATATCCGGGCAAGTCGGGTCTCATCATGCTCATCCATTTGGTGGTGAAGGTCTCCCGACTGCTGCAGCCCGCTGTCATTTACATGGGCGATGCGGAGCGGCCGTTTATGAAGAAGATACCCAAAACGGATCGCACGGATCCCAAGCGCCTCAAGAAGGATTTGCCCAAGTTGATCAAGAACATAGCGCCCGAGGATCGGGTCATCTTCGTGGGCACCTCCAATCTGCCCTGGGAGGCAGACCAAAAGATGCTGCAGTCGGTGTACAATCGTTTCATCTACATTCCCCGACCCGACTATGGCGCCATGTCGCATGCCTGGAAAACGTTGCTACA TGACTACTCTGGCGGTGTCTCCAGTCTGGACACCAGCGCCATGGCCAAGATATCCGATGGCTACACCATTGGCGCCATCGATGCCTGCCTCAAGGAGGTGATGACCTGCAAgcgcaagctgcagctgcgcacCCAACCGCTGACCAATGCAGAGCTCATCAATGTCCTGTG caCTCGCGATCCGGTTTACCGCGAAGAGGAGGAAGCCTTTGAGTCCTGGTGGTCCAAGACCCCACTGGGTCGACGTCGGCAGCGTTTTCTGGAGCTGGAAGAGGAGCGGCTCATAGaggagcaggcgcaggcggCCAAGCAGGggaatggcaacaaaaagaaaggcaTCAACTGA
- the LOC117899244 gene encoding U6 snRNA phosphodiesterase isoform X1, whose translation MALVNYEGSSSSSSEDDTPNLIVKALKRPAALPTAAALLGPKKPKPVDEDADEVVDDPALHGGRIRSFKHERGNWATYVYVPAFACAEQLEEFQEEAIACLAPAVEMQANEPLHLSLSRTVVLQYHQIDEFSRSLQFALNSTTGFASTLRGLKIYTNEERTRTFLAVQLDGAFNEKMLSILQPIDKVMHDYRLQKFYDPPSFHVSLLWCVGDHEELLNSKLKQLRELLEDQDTLQLSVNEIHCKSGKKDFTYKLK comes from the exons ATGGCTCTGGTTAACTatgaaggcagcagcagttccagttCAGAAGACGACACACCAAATCTCATCGTAAAGGCGTTGAAAAG ACCGGCTGCTCTGCCCACAGCTGCCGCCCTTTTGGGTCCCAAGAAGCCCAAACCTGTGGACGAGGATGCCGATGAGGTGGTAGATGATCCCGCTCTGCATGGCGGACGTATACGAAGCTTCAAGCACGAGCGCGGCAACTGGGCCACTTATGTGTATGTGCCGGCATTTGCGTGCgccgagcagctggaggagttCCAGGAGGAGGCCATTGCCTGCCTGGCACCCGCAGTGGAAATGCAAGCCAACGAGCCCCTGCATCTGAGTCTCAGCCGAACTGTGGTGCTGCAATATCATCAAATCGATGAGTTTTCACGATCCCTGCAGTTCGCACTGAACAGCACCACGGG CTTCGCTAGCACTCTTCGCGGCCTCAAGATCTACACGAATGAGGAGCGCACGCGCACCTTTCTGGCCGTTCAGCTGGACGGAGCGTTCAACGAGAAAATGCTCTCGATTCTGCAGCCCATTGACAAGGTAATGCACGACTATCGCCTGCAGAAGTTCTACGACCCGCCCTCGTTTCATGTGAGCCTGCTCTGGTGTGTGGGCGATCACGAGGAACTGCTAAACAGCAAGCTAAAGCAGCTGCGAGAGCTCCTCGAGGACCAGGACACACTCCAGCTGTCTGTCAATGAAATACACTGCAAGAGTGGCAAAAAAGATTTTACTTATAAGCTGAAATAG
- the LOC117899244 gene encoding U6 snRNA phosphodiesterase isoform X2, whose amino-acid sequence MQANEPLHLSLSRTVVLQYHQIDEFSRSLQFALNSTTGFASTLRGLKIYTNEERTRTFLAVQLDGAFNEKMLSILQPIDKVMHDYRLQKFYDPPSFHVSLLWCVGDHEELLNSKLKQLRELLEDQDTLQLSVNEIHCKSGKKDFTYKLK is encoded by the exons ATGCAAGCCAACGAGCCCCTGCATCTGAGTCTCAGCCGAACTGTGGTGCTGCAATATCATCAAATCGATGAGTTTTCACGATCCCTGCAGTTCGCACTGAACAGCACCACGGG CTTCGCTAGCACTCTTCGCGGCCTCAAGATCTACACGAATGAGGAGCGCACGCGCACCTTTCTGGCCGTTCAGCTGGACGGAGCGTTCAACGAGAAAATGCTCTCGATTCTGCAGCCCATTGACAAGGTAATGCACGACTATCGCCTGCAGAAGTTCTACGACCCGCCCTCGTTTCATGTGAGCCTGCTCTGGTGTGTGGGCGATCACGAGGAACTGCTAAACAGCAAGCTAAAGCAGCTGCGAGAGCTCCTCGAGGACCAGGACACACTCCAGCTGTCTGTCAATGAAATACACTGCAAGAGTGGCAAAAAAGATTTTACTTATAAGCTGAAATAG